A window of Oceanimonas doudoroffii genomic DNA:
AGAAAACCGTCTTCTTCCCTGACTTACAGCATCAGTACCGAGCCCATGAAACCGGCCAGATCGGCGGCCACCCTCACCAACCTGCATCAGGTCTATCAGCGCTGGCGGGGCGTGCCCTATCGCTTTGGCGGTGAGGGGGCGGACGGCATCGACTGCTCTGCCTTTACCCAGGCCCTCTACCAGGAAGCCTTTGGCATGGAGCTGCCGCGCAGCACATACGAGCAGGTAAACCTGGGGCGCGAGGTGGAGCGGGAGCAGCTGCGTCCGGGTGATCTGGTGTTCTTCCGTACCGGCCGCAGCACGCAACACAACGGCGTTTACATTGGCAACGGCAAGTTTGCCCATGCTTCTTCCAGTGTCGGGGTGACCATCTCCAGACTCGACAATGTGTACTGGAAAAGCCGTTACTGGCAGGCCCGCCGGGTTCTGGACTGAACACCGAATAACGAAGGTTAGGGACTGGTGACTTGGGAGCAGCACTCAATAACCATTCCCTAATCCCTAATCCCTAATCCCTAATCCCTAATCCCTAATCCCGGTTATTTGCCCTGAAACCGGTTCAGCTCGTTCATCACCTGCATCAGCAGGGTCAGCTCCGGGTTGGCTTCCTCCCGCGCCCGGTAACTGCCGGCATCCAGCAGTTGCAGATCGCCCTGGCGGTTGAACAGGGTGATGTCGCTGCCCTGGAAAATGGCATATTCCTCTTCATCCGAGGCCAGTCGCCAGCGGCTTTCCCGCACCGTAAACAGTGACTGGCCACTGGCATAGCTGCGCAGCGGGCTGTTCACCCCCAGCGCCTGCTGCAGCAGGGTGGGGGCCAGATCCAGGTGGCTGGTGGGGTGGGCAAAGCGCTCGGGGGCTTCTCGTCCGGGCCAGGCCACCACCAGGGGAACCTGTAGCTGTGCTGGGGAATAGGCATTGCCAAAGCCCCAGGTGTTGTTGCCGTTGTCGTTGAACTCCATGCCGTGGCCCGAGGTCACCACCACTATGGTATTCCGCTCCACACCCTGCAGCAGGCCAAGCAGCCCACCCAGCAGTTGATCCGTGTAAAAGGCGGCATTGCGGTAACGGTTGAGCAGGGCATCGTGCTGCTCGCTGCGATAGGGTTCGGCCGGGTTAAGCCGCTCCAGCGACGGCTGAAACGGCCCGTTCATGCCATCGGGCAGCGACAGGGCGTTGAGGGCGTCGAGATAGACAAAGGAAAACCAGGGCCGGTCGTCCTGCCCGTCGGCCAGCCAGCCGGCAAACCGCCCCAGCGCCAGTCGATCGCCTTCGGCCCCGCCCACGGCGGGCTGTTCACCCGGGCTGCGCAGGGTGGTGAAAATGGCATCCCGATACAGGGCCGAGCCGGTGCCCCCGCTGACAAAAAGCCCCAGGCGGTAGTCCTGGCGTTGCAGTTCGTCGATCAGTACCGGGGCCTTGCGCTCCAGCTCTGCCTCCTGCCGGTAGTGGGCTGGCAGGCTGTAGAACAGGCTGAACAGCGCCGGCTCCGGCCGGTTGCCGGCGCTGAGATGATTGTCAAAGCGCAGGTGGCGGTCGGCAAAGCGGCTCAGGTTGGGCATGGTAATGTCGTCGAGCTGATCGGCACGCAGGCCGTCGGCCACCACCAGTA
This region includes:
- a CDS encoding NlpC/P60 family protein, with amino-acid sequence MAGRKPSSSLTYSISTEPMKPARSAATLTNLHQVYQRWRGVPYRFGGEGADGIDCSAFTQALYQEAFGMELPRSTYEQVNLGREVEREQLRPGDLVFFRTGRSTQHNGVYIGNGKFAHASSSVGVTISRLDNVYWKSRYWQARRVLD
- a CDS encoding DUF3413 domain-containing protein; translation: MVETGPLYRDNVSRLIGWGHWFVFFNILLAMAVSTRYLFAAGLPDSALGIGYMLVSWVGHFAFLTFCTYLLTLFPLTFLVPKLRAVQLMGAGLATGALTLLLVDTQVFSLFGFHLNPSVWRLLLDQAQAEGAPGWGWLFAWVPLLFVAELWLASWLWRWSPRRSRSLSRPLTLPLLVCFFLTHSVHIWADATLYTPITLQKANFPLSYPMTAKSFLIKQGWLDEEEYRQRSQQLTGSPQQRLNYPLRPLSVQPAEQAPNILLVVADGLRADQLDDITMPNLSRFADRHLRFDNHLSAGNRPEPALFSLFYSLPAHYRQEAELERKAPVLIDELQRQDYRLGLFVSGGTGSALYRDAIFTTLRSPGEQPAVGGAEGDRLALGRFAGWLADGQDDRPWFSFVYLDALNALSLPDGMNGPFQPSLERLNPAEPYRSEQHDALLNRYRNAAFYTDQLLGGLLGLLQGVERNTIVVVTSGHGMEFNDNGNNTWGFGNAYSPAQLQVPLVVAWPGREAPERFAHPTSHLDLAPTLLQQALGVNSPLRSYASGQSLFTVRESRWRLASDEEEYAIFQGSDITLFNRQGDLQLLDAGSYRAREEANPELTLLMQVMNELNRFQGK